The DNA window ACTTCTACATTCTACATTCCTTCCTTTGCCCTTTGCCCTTTTATGGAATAATGACAAGAGAAGATTTATAGAAAATTTCAATACAATAATTAATCATGAAGATTTGGCAACGGCTGATTAAAGTTACCTTAGCAACCATGCTAGTGGTAACAACGGCAATAATATTCACCCCTAATAATTTTAATAATCTTGCTTTTGCTGATGCCCCCAGACAAAGTATTCTCGCTCAAGGGGATGCTATCACTGATCCTGAAGCGATTTTGCGTTACGCTTTACCTATCGATAATGATAAATTAAGAGAAGTACAAACCAATATCGAAAAAATCGAACGGGATTTACGCTCTAAACGCTGGAAAAGAGTAGAAAAAGAAGTCAGAAACGCTGCCTATGTGTTGCAGTTGCATAAAAATGATCTTGCTGACAACGTGCCAGAGGATTTTCAACCCCGCGCCCAAGAATTGGTTAATGCCATTACCAATGATGTGGAAAGTTTACAAGAATTAGTAGCAGGACAAAAAAGAGACGCAATTTATCAAGTTAGAGAAGAAATTCTTGATAATATTACCGAGTTAGAAGAAGCAATGGTAACGGGTTTTCCTTACTCTGTACCTGAAGAATACGCTAATTTACCTCAACTATTGGGGCGAGCTAATGTTAAAGTAACTACCACCAAGGGAGATTTAATCATTGTCGTAGATGGTTATAGCGCCCCTGTTACAGGCGGAAATTTTGTCGATTTGGTACAAAAAAAATTCTATGATGGTTTACCTTTTATTCGTGCTGAAGATTACTATGTAATTCAAACAGGTGATCCAGAAGGTCCAGAATTGGGTTTTATTGATCCTGAAACGGAAAAATATCGCGCCATCCCTTTAGAAATTCTCGTGAGAGGTGAATCTGAGCCAATTTATGGCTTTACTACGGAAGATGTGGGATTATATCTGGCACAACCAGTATTACCCTTTAATGCTTTCGGCGCGGTGGCTTTAGCTCGTCCTAGCACTGATCCTAATGGTGGTTCATCCCAGTTTTTCTTCTTTAAGTTTGATACGGAAGTGACTCCTCCCGGTTACAACCTCATGGATGGACGTTTCGCCGTATTTGGTTATGTGACGGAGGGCGCTGATGTTTTAGAACAATTGACTCCTGATGATCAAATTATCTCTGCTGAAGTGGTGAAGGGCGCTGAAAATCTCCTACAACCAAGCTAATTAGATAGTGCTGAAAAAGTGGATTGGTAAGGACAAATTGACAATTGATAATTGACAATTACGAGGTTTTATATCAAGTCCGCTTGATCAGCCGAAGGCTGCCGCTGCGCGATCACTTACAAATTAGTAAGATCAACATCTTAGTTCAATTTATTGAACGGAATACTATTAGCCGTGTAATTCATTACACGGTGGGTAAATTAAGTAAGTAAGCAAAATTAATTGTGACTTTTATTTT is part of the Cyanobacterium sp. T60_A2020_053 genome and encodes:
- a CDS encoding peptidylprolyl isomerase, translating into MKIWQRLIKVTLATMLVVTTAIIFTPNNFNNLAFADAPRQSILAQGDAITDPEAILRYALPIDNDKLREVQTNIEKIERDLRSKRWKRVEKEVRNAAYVLQLHKNDLADNVPEDFQPRAQELVNAITNDVESLQELVAGQKRDAIYQVREEILDNITELEEAMVTGFPYSVPEEYANLPQLLGRANVKVTTTKGDLIIVVDGYSAPVTGGNFVDLVQKKFYDGLPFIRAEDYYVIQTGDPEGPELGFIDPETEKYRAIPLEILVRGESEPIYGFTTEDVGLYLAQPVLPFNAFGAVALARPSTDPNGGSSQFFFFKFDTEVTPPGYNLMDGRFAVFGYVTEGADVLEQLTPDDQIISAEVVKGAENLLQPS